The following are encoded in a window of Psilocybe cubensis strain MGC-MH-2018 chromosome 4, whole genome shotgun sequence genomic DNA:
- a CDS encoding Oxidase ucsJ, with protein MADIHQSIFLLGATGYLGSQLLVLLSASSINYHVVALVRAANQEKEEKLKSIHHNLSVVKGSLDDHEIITEQASKAKYVINCASSDHPGSIKAILEGLEKQSANRPGDPPVYIHVSGLALLNDNARGELVPEDQIPRYTDIGFSLDQVPDDAPHKNCDSLIVAAGTRRQNPVRTVIAYPGWIFGVGEGIKKSTRAIDLFLNTWKPIRYAGTWGPGHNSMNNIHVKDAANALLLILQAAIDGKADEGAEGFYFLAGDEPNVTFHDIATVMGDMMFEKGVHIKGGSEALPTSITEPYGEFFWKLFAANHRAVPQRLKRLGWKATETSKLPLLESLPKEVEAVLRQAQ; from the exons ATGGCCGATATACACCAAAGCATCTTCCTCCTTGGAGCTACAGGGTACTTGGGATCCCAACTTCTCGTTCTGCTATCTGCCAGCTCTATAAATTATCATGTTGTTGCACTCGTGCGCGCCGCTAAtcaagaaaaggaggaaaaatTGAAAAGCATCCACCACAACCTATCCGTGGTCAAAGGATCGCTGGACGATCACGAAATCATCACAGAGCAAGCTTCTAAGGCCAAGTACGTGATCAACTGTGCTAGCTCAGACCACCCAGGCAGTATCAAAG CCATTCTTGAAGGTCTTGAAAAGCAATCTGCTAACCGCCCAGGCGACCCGCCTGTATATATCCACGTATCAGGACTCGCGCTGCTCAACGACAATGCTAGAGGAGAGCTCGTCCCTGAGGACCAGATCCCTAGATACACCGATATCGGATTCAGCCTCGATCAAGTCCCGGACGACGCGCCCCATAAAAACTGTGACAGTCTCATCGTCGCTGCTGGTACCAGAAGGCAGAACCCCGTGCGCACCGTCATCGCATACCCGGGATGGATCTTCGGCGTTGGTGAAG GAATAAAAAAGTCGACACGTGCCATTGACCTCTTCCTGAACACCTGGAAGCCGATTAGATACGCTGGGACATGGGGACCAGGTCACAACTCGATGAACAACATCCATGTTAAAGACGCCGCAAACGCGTTGTTGCTCATTCTTCAGGCAGCCATCGACGGAAAGGCAGATGAAGGCGCGGAAGGATTCT ACTTCCTCGCAGGCGATGAGCCTAATGTCACTTTCCACGATATCGCCACCGTCATGGGCGAC ATGATGTTCGAAAAAGGCGTCCACATTAAAGGCGGGTCTGAGGCACTCCCCACGTCAATCACAGAACCATACGGAGAAT TTTTCTGGAAATTATTCGCCGCCAACCACCGAGCAGTTCCGCAGAGACTAAAGCGCCTGGGTTGGAAAGCCACAGAGACTTCAAAGCTGCCACTTCTCGAGTCTTTGCCCAAAGAGGTAGAGGCGGTCCTGCGGCAAGCCCAGTAA